The following proteins come from a genomic window of Gottfriedia acidiceleris:
- a CDS encoding MarR family winged helix-turn-helix transcriptional regulator: protein MNQNEISTNSLQLYSEICKANRFLTDASINNIKCYGLNLTEFAVLELLYHKGDQPIQQIGKRILISSGNMTYVLDKLEARRYIERIHCPKDRRVIYAALTKEGRRVISCIFPAHSEMIHNVFSQLNSAEKDMLIYLLKKVGLSKNQPQG from the coding sequence TTGAATCAAAATGAAATTTCAACTAATTCGCTCCAGTTATACTCTGAAATTTGTAAAGCAAATCGATTTTTGACTGATGCTTCTATTAATAATATTAAATGTTATGGTTTGAATTTGACTGAGTTTGCAGTCTTAGAATTGCTTTATCATAAAGGAGATCAGCCAATTCAACAAATTGGAAAAAGGATATTAATCTCAAGCGGAAATATGACGTATGTATTAGATAAATTAGAGGCAAGGCGATATATTGAACGCATTCATTGTCCAAAAGATCGACGAGTTATTTATGCAGCTTTGACTAAAGAGGGTAGAAGAGTAATTAGTTGCATCTTTCCAGCTCATAGTGAAATGATTCATAACGTATTTTCTCAACTAAATTCAGCTGAAAAAGATATGTTAATCTACTTATTAAAAAAGGTTGGATTAAGCAAAAATCAACCTCAAGGTTGA
- a CDS encoding SDR family NAD(P)-dependent oxidoreductase, which yields MEEKFIGKSIIITGGANGIGEGIALAFGRLGAIVFIADVNEQKGHRVVKEIEENGGRAIFFKTDVSKEEDIINLIRNVIEKIGKLDILINNAGISAFKPFLSLSTDEWDQVINTNLRSVFISSREAVKVMNKGGRIINMASTRAIMSEPNSEAYAASKGGIVSITHSLAASLQPNGITVNCISPGWIQVDQNEELKETDHLQHWSNRVGRPEDIAKACIYLADPENNFINGQNIIIDGGMTRKMIYEE from the coding sequence ATGGAAGAAAAGTTTATAGGGAAATCAATTATTATTACAGGTGGTGCGAATGGAATTGGAGAGGGTATTGCACTTGCATTTGGAAGATTAGGTGCAATTGTATTTATAGCAGATGTTAATGAACAAAAAGGTCATAGAGTTGTAAAGGAAATTGAGGAAAATGGTGGGAGAGCAATATTCTTTAAGACTGATGTTAGTAAAGAGGAAGACATCATAAATCTAATTCGCAATGTTATTGAAAAAATTGGTAAACTTGATATTTTAATTAATAATGCAGGAATTTCCGCTTTTAAGCCATTTTTAAGCTTATCAACAGATGAATGGGATCAAGTAATTAATACTAATTTGAGAAGTGTTTTTATTTCATCAAGAGAAGCTGTTAAAGTGATGAATAAAGGTGGAAGAATAATAAATATGGCATCAACAAGGGCCATTATGTCAGAACCAAATTCAGAAGCTTATGCAGCATCAAAAGGTGGAATTGTATCAATTACCCATTCGTTAGCAGCATCGCTACAGCCAAATGGTATAACAGTAAACTGTATTAGCCCTGGATGGATTCAAGTTGATCAGAATGAAGAATTAAAAGAAACTGATCATCTTCAACATTGGTCAAATCGAGTAGGTAGGCCTGAAGATATCGCTAAAGCATGTATTTATTTAGCTGATCCAGAAAATAACTTTATAAATGGTCAAAATATCATAATTGATGGTGGCATGACTAGAAAAATGATTTATGAAGAATAG
- a CDS encoding AbrB family transcriptional regulator, which translates to MVINYNDNKWTQLLFTLIIAIIGGFLFQLIKLPIPWLLGPMFFVLILSKIKGIKLYWPSKVRDTAMIIIGYTIGLSFTSSTFIQIGHQLTSMILMTFLLILFTITMSIIISKVFKIHYPTVLLGSIPGGLSQMIALAEEIKDIDFTIVTFLQISRLMMIIFMVPLLIFSPFFNVHKSSISEAIYHSSASWHGLFPNIIIFAIVCTLLGLLGKKINFPTALLLGPMIATIILNLSGLHGPALPSVILDCSQLMMGSYIGLLLKPENLNNKLKIVLVSILSGVVLLTFSLLSSLFLTHTHTIDHISALLSLAPGGMDQMALIAKEVDADITVIMCYQLFRTLFIFIVVPYLLRYIFRARIQESKVKRISNQ; encoded by the coding sequence ATGGTAATAAATTACAACGATAATAAATGGACACAGCTTTTATTTACTTTAATTATAGCAATTATTGGTGGTTTTTTATTTCAATTAATTAAACTTCCAATACCTTGGCTCCTTGGCCCAATGTTTTTTGTACTGATCCTTTCTAAAATTAAAGGGATAAAATTGTATTGGCCAAGTAAAGTTCGAGATACAGCCATGATCATAATCGGCTACACAATTGGGCTATCATTTACATCTTCTACGTTTATTCAAATCGGACATCAATTAACTTCTATGATTTTGATGACCTTTCTACTCATCCTTTTTACAATTACAATGTCAATCATAATTTCTAAAGTATTTAAAATTCATTATCCAACTGTTTTATTAGGTAGTATTCCAGGTGGTTTAAGTCAAATGATTGCTCTTGCTGAAGAGATTAAAGATATTGACTTTACAATTGTGACATTCTTACAAATTTCTAGGCTTATGATGATCATTTTTATGGTCCCATTATTAATTTTCAGTCCATTTTTTAATGTACATAAAAGTTCGATCTCAGAAGCCATTTACCACTCTTCAGCAAGCTGGCATGGCTTATTTCCAAATATTATTATTTTTGCGATTGTATGTACGCTCCTAGGGCTTTTAGGGAAGAAAATAAATTTTCCAACAGCATTACTTTTAGGTCCAATGATCGCAACAATTATCCTTAATTTATCAGGACTACATGGACCTGCCTTACCTTCTGTTATATTAGACTGCTCCCAGTTAATGATGGGAAGTTATATTGGCTTATTATTGAAACCAGAAAACTTGAATAACAAATTAAAAATAGTTTTAGTTTCAATCTTAAGTGGAGTCGTTTTATTAACATTTTCGCTTTTATCTAGTCTATTTTTAACACATACTCACACCATTGATCATATAAGTGCCTTATTAAGCTTAGCCCCTGGTGGAATGGATCAAATGGCATTAATTGCAAAAGAAGTAGATGCAGACATTACTGTCATAATGTGTTATCAACTATTTAGAACACTATTCATCTTTATTGTTGTACCATATTTATTAAGATATATTTTTAGAGCAAGGATACAAGAAAGTAAGGTAAAACGGATAAGTAACCAATAA
- the gndA gene encoding NADP-dependent phosphogluconate dehydrogenase: MAKQQIGVIGLAVMGKNLALNIESRGFSISVYNRSVEKTEEFLKEAEGKNVVGTFSIEEFVNSLETPRKILIMVKAGGPTDSTIEMLLPHLDKGDILIDGGNTYYKDTQRRNKMLSDSGIHFIGTGVSGGEEGALKGPSIMPGGQKEAFELVKPIFEAIAAKVNNEPCTTYIGPDGAGHYVKMVHNGIEYGDMQLISEAYFLLKNVLGLTADELHHVFSDWNKGELDSYLIEITADIFTKTDEVTGKPLVDVILDKAGQKGTGKWTSQSTLDLGVPTSIITESVFARFISAMKDERVKASKLLSGPSTSTYNGDKEQLIEDVRKALYMSKICSYAQGFAQLRAASDEYNWDLQYGDIAMIFRGGCIIRAAFLQKIKEAYDLDANLSNLLLDPYFKEIVESYQGALRKISVVAIEAGVPIPCFSAALAYFDSYRTETLPANLIQAQRDYFGAHTYERIDKEGTYHTQWT; this comes from the coding sequence TTGGCTAAACAACAAATAGGCGTAATCGGTTTAGCAGTAATGGGAAAAAACCTAGCTTTAAATATTGAAAGTAGAGGTTTCTCAATTTCTGTATATAACCGTTCAGTTGAAAAAACAGAAGAATTTTTAAAAGAAGCAGAAGGTAAAAATGTAGTTGGAACATTTTCAATTGAAGAATTTGTAAATTCTCTTGAAACACCTAGAAAAATATTAATAATGGTAAAAGCAGGTGGCCCAACTGATTCAACAATTGAAATGTTATTACCTCATCTTGATAAAGGTGATATTTTAATTGATGGTGGAAATACATATTATAAAGACACTCAAAGACGAAATAAAATGCTATCTGATAGCGGAATTCATTTTATTGGAACAGGTGTTTCAGGTGGAGAAGAGGGAGCTTTAAAAGGACCTTCAATTATGCCTGGTGGACAAAAAGAAGCATTTGAACTAGTAAAGCCTATTTTTGAAGCGATTGCTGCAAAAGTAAATAATGAGCCATGTACAACATATATTGGTCCAGATGGTGCTGGTCATTATGTAAAAATGGTTCATAATGGAATTGAATATGGAGATATGCAATTAATCTCAGAAGCTTACTTTTTATTAAAAAATGTACTTGGCTTAACTGCTGACGAATTGCACCATGTATTTAGTGATTGGAATAAGGGTGAACTTGATAGCTATTTAATTGAAATTACTGCCGATATCTTTACTAAAACAGACGAAGTAACAGGTAAACCACTTGTAGATGTTATTTTAGATAAAGCAGGACAAAAAGGTACAGGAAAATGGACTAGTCAAAGCACGCTAGATTTAGGCGTTCCTACTTCTATTATTACTGAGTCTGTATTTGCACGATTTATTTCTGCAATGAAGGATGAAAGAGTAAAAGCAAGTAAATTATTATCTGGTCCATCAACTAGTACATATAATGGTGATAAAGAGCAACTTATTGAAGATGTGCGTAAGGCTCTTTATATGAGTAAAATTTGTTCATATGCTCAAGGATTTGCTCAATTAAGAGCTGCATCTGATGAGTATAACTGGGATTTACAATATGGTGATATTGCAATGATTTTCAGAGGTGGATGTATTATTCGAGCGGCTTTCTTACAAAAAATTAAAGAAGCTTACGATTTAGATGCTAATCTATCTAACCTATTACTTGATCCATATTTCAAAGAAATCGTAGAAAGCTACCAAGGTGCTTTACGAAAAATAAGCGTAGTAGCAATTGAAGCTGGTGTACCAATTCCATGTTTCTCTGCTGCTTTAGCTTATTTTGATAGCTACCGCACAGAAACACTTCCTGCAAATTTAATCCAAGCACAAAGAGATTATTTTGGTGCGCATACTTATGAACGAATCGATAAAGAAGGTACGTACCATACTCAGTGGACATAA